From the Candidatus Hydrogenedens sp. genome, one window contains:
- a CDS encoding TRAP transporter substrate-binding protein, which produces MKKNFFAFLIPAVVLLSLLLTHCGGQQPANQSAPSTPAQPQPKPKPAEVKPIELTYSVFFPATHSQYKLADSWAKEVEKRTNGKVKITMYPGGSLTKADQCFEGVINGVSDLGMSCFAYTRGRFPLLEVLDLPLGYPSGKVAARVAMDIIKKYQPAELKDVQFLYVHVHGPGILASKKPVRSLDDLKGMKIRATGLCTKIVEKLGGQPVGMSQPETYEALQKGVVDATFCPMETLQGWKQGEVIQAVTDSRCIGYTTAMFVVMNKTKWEQLPQDIKDVILATSEEWVDKHAQAWDDDDAKAKEYITGMGKEIIPLTQEEQERWKSAIQPVIQDYASVQDNLPRAEILADTQKRIQELSSQ; this is translated from the coding sequence ATGAAAAAGAATTTTTTTGCGTTTTTAATTCCTGCTGTTGTTTTACTTTCACTTTTACTGACCCATTGTGGTGGACAACAACCGGCCAATCAATCGGCTCCATCTACTCCTGCTCAACCCCAACCTAAACCTAAACCTGCAGAAGTGAAGCCTATTGAACTGACTTACAGTGTTTTTTTCCCCGCCACCCATAGCCAGTATAAATTAGCCGATAGTTGGGCTAAGGAAGTAGAAAAACGGACAAATGGAAAAGTGAAGATAACCATGTATCCCGGTGGTTCTTTGACAAAAGCAGACCAATGTTTTGAAGGTGTTATTAATGGAGTTTCTGACCTTGGGATGAGTTGCTTTGCTTATACACGGGGAAGGTTTCCATTATTAGAAGTACTGGACCTACCCTTAGGGTATCCCAGTGGCAAAGTGGCAGCCCGTGTCGCTATGGATATTATTAAAAAATATCAACCTGCTGAATTGAAAGATGTTCAGTTTTTGTATGTTCATGTTCATGGTCCGGGTATCTTAGCTAGTAAAAAACCTGTCCGTTCTCTGGATGACCTGAAAGGTATGAAAATTCGTGCTACGGGTTTGTGCACGAAAATTGTTGAAAAATTAGGAGGACAACCTGTAGGAATGAGCCAACCTGAAACCTATGAGGCTCTACAAAAAGGTGTTGTTGATGCAACTTTCTGTCCGATGGAAACATTACAGGGCTGGAAACAAGGCGAGGTAATACAAGCAGTTACCGATAGCCGTTGCATTGGGTATACAACCGCCATGTTTGTTGTGATGAATAAAACGAAATGGGAACAATTACCCCAAGATATTAAAGATGTTATATTGGCTACAAGTGAAGAATGGGTAGATAAGCATGCGCAAGCATGGGATGACGATGATGCGAAAGCGAAAGAATACATCACAGGTATGGGCAAAGAAATTATTCCCCTTACACAGGAGGAACAAGAGCGGTGGAAAAGTGCTATTCAACCTGTGATACAAGATTATGCGTCCGTCCAGGATAATTTACCACGAGCCGAAATATTAGCAGATACACAGAAAAGAATTCAGGAACTTAGCAGTCAATAA
- a CDS encoding TRAP transporter large permease yields the protein MSFTGYGILGIVVLLFLLVASMPVAFAMMGVGLTGFVMVVNKNAGFSMLSSDLIDTFSNPSLVVIPLFVLMGQVAFHSGISKRLFRTAYIWIGSLPGGLAMASVVACALFGTICGSGPATAATMSAVALPEMRRYKYDAALASGTVASAGGLGMMIPPSVVFIVYGILTQQSIGKLFLAGIFPGIFIAFLFCIDIYIRCLKNPSLGPAGEKSSLKEKILSMTGVIETLILFLTVMIGIFWGFFTPTEGAGVGAGGTILLSLLLRQITWKGFIRAMMETLRTSCMILIIVAGAVILGRFFAITRLPMTIANSLISLPLPAWAICFLVMFFYMVGGCFIDALALILLTIPIFYPVVQQLGYDPIWFGVMIVILTQIGVISPPVGINVYVVSGMDRSLSLSTVFRGSIPFLWILVIVSVLFLIFPGLVLWFPNWLGTI from the coding sequence ATGAGTTTTACAGGTTATGGTATTTTAGGTATTGTCGTTTTATTATTCCTTCTCGTGGCAAGCATGCCTGTTGCCTTCGCTATGATGGGTGTAGGGTTGACAGGCTTTGTGATGGTTGTCAATAAAAATGCCGGGTTCAGTATGTTGTCGAGCGATTTGATTGATACCTTTTCCAATCCAAGCCTTGTTGTAATTCCTTTATTTGTTCTAATGGGTCAGGTAGCCTTTCATTCCGGTATTAGTAAACGATTGTTTCGCACGGCTTATATCTGGATAGGCTCACTACCGGGTGGTTTAGCGATGGCTTCTGTTGTTGCTTGTGCTTTATTTGGAACTATTTGCGGTTCCGGTCCGGCAACTGCCGCAACGATGTCGGCTGTGGCTTTACCGGAAATGCGTCGTTATAAATACGATGCTGCGTTAGCAAGTGGAACAGTGGCTTCTGCAGGTGGTTTAGGAATGATGATACCTCCCAGTGTGGTCTTTATTGTATATGGTATCCTTACGCAGCAGTCTATTGGTAAGTTATTTTTAGCGGGGATTTTTCCAGGCATTTTTATTGCTTTCCTTTTCTGTATAGACATTTATATCCGTTGTTTGAAAAACCCTTCTTTGGGTCCTGCGGGAGAAAAAAGTTCCTTAAAAGAAAAAATTCTATCTATGACAGGGGTTATTGAGACGCTTATTTTGTTTCTTACGGTTATGATAGGTATCTTTTGGGGTTTTTTTACTCCAACCGAAGGTGCAGGAGTTGGAGCGGGTGGAACAATTCTCTTATCGCTGCTTTTACGGCAAATTACATGGAAGGGGTTTATCCGTGCCATGATGGAAACACTTCGCACCTCCTGTATGATATTAATTATTGTGGCAGGTGCTGTTATTTTAGGTAGGTTCTTTGCTATTACACGCTTACCGATGACAATAGCCAATAGTCTTATTTCCTTACCCCTTCCTGCCTGGGCTATATGCTTTTTGGTTATGTTTTTCTATATGGTGGGAGGATGTTTTATTGATGCATTGGCGTTGATACTATTGACCATTCCCATTTTTTATCCTGTAGTTCAACAATTGGGATATGACCCGATATGGTTTGGAGTAATGATAGTTATCCTGACGCAAATAGGAGTTATCTCGCCTCCTGTTGGGATTAATGTTTATGTTGTTAGTGGTATGGACCGAAGTCTTTCTTTATCCACTGTTTTCCGTGGGTCTATTCCTTTTCTATGGATATTAGTGATAGTGAGCGTTTTATTTTTAATATTCCCCGGTTTGGTTCTTTGGTTTCCCAACTGGTTAGGCACTATCTAA
- a CDS encoding TRAP transporter small permease: MKINFSNLMEIYGRGVRILVYLLGIISAIALLFIVIVVMADVIGRFLGNGVRGSMDYVRLASAVVLGGSLPYTTAVKGHIAIEFLFRRISKVQKIIIDTISRLMMLTLFILIIYFMIKHGLSLYRSGEVTSTVQLPVYWVPFWLALSFTVTSLVKIYHILRPGKELISP; this comes from the coding sequence TTGAAAATTAACTTTTCAAATTTAATGGAAATTTATGGGAGGGGGGTTCGTATTCTTGTGTATTTGCTGGGGATTATCTCAGCCATTGCCCTACTTTTTATCGTGATAGTTGTTATGGCAGATGTCATTGGTAGGTTCCTGGGAAATGGTGTTCGTGGGAGTATGGATTATGTCCGTTTAGCGAGTGCTGTTGTTTTGGGAGGCTCACTTCCTTATACTACGGCTGTTAAAGGGCATATTGCTATCGAATTTCTGTTTAGAAGAATATCTAAAGTTCAGAAAATTATAATCGACACTATCTCCCGATTAATGATGTTGACGCTCTTTATACTAATTATTTATTTCATGATAAAACATGGGCTGTCCCTTTATCGTTCGGGTGAGGTAACTTCCACAGTGCAATTGCCGGTGTATTGGGTTCCATTCTGGTTAGCGTTATCTTTCACAGTAACCTCTTTGGTAAAGATTTATCATATACTCCGACCGGGGAAGGAGTTAATCAGCCCATGA
- a CDS encoding universal stress protein → MSKQDNKLDVTQKVLFCTDFSENANIAFQHALDIVLRRPGSLLIILHVIPEPEAEFWKTYIYEVDNIDDKARQDIDERIRQSYLSKIPPEIMVHVEIKIGRDYQTILDFANEIHADIIVMGRRGHSNWERPFFGSVVERVVRRAECPILVVPRSAKK, encoded by the coding sequence ATGTCCAAACAAGATAACAAACTTGATGTAACACAAAAAGTGCTTTTTTGCACAGATTTTTCAGAGAATGCGAATATTGCCTTTCAACATGCCCTGGATATAGTGCTTCGACGACCCGGTTCTTTATTAATCATCCTGCATGTAATCCCGGAGCCAGAAGCAGAATTCTGGAAAACTTATATTTACGAAGTAGACAATATTGATGACAAAGCAAGGCAGGACATCGATGAGCGTATTAGGCAGTCTTATTTATCAAAAATCCCGCCCGAAATTATGGTCCATGTTGAAATAAAAATTGGGAGAGATTACCAGACCATATTAGATTTTGCAAATGAAATTCATGCAGATATTATTGTTATGGGTCGTCGAGGACATAGTAATTGGGAACGCCCATTCTTTGGAAGTGTCGTAGAACGAGTTGTCCGCCGTGCAGAATGTCCTATCCTCGTTGTTCCCCGTTCCGCAAAAAAGTAA
- a CDS encoding ARMT1-like domain-containing protein, whose product MKATVECLECFMRQAYRSSLLATNDIEVRRQILVKVGEELGKMDLSYSPAELSLVIYQITNQLSGNPDPYAEQKKIQNDLALRIEDELRQIKNQSQYPLLTALQLSAAGNIIDLGILKSDEIDVHSAIEHAITISFEVNHFEQFEKDLQHSKELLFFLDNAGEIVFDKILIEELQKYTKVTAVAKGSPIINDACMEDVYKVKLNEVCNVIAMEKGWIGAPWRQLEQSLREKMDNADIILGKGQGNYETLDDYPGNVYLLLKAKCPVVAKHMGVNEGEIGFISTKLAVK is encoded by the coding sequence ATGAAAGCCACTGTTGAATGTTTAGAATGTTTCATGAGACAAGCCTATCGTTCTTCCTTGTTAGCCACGAACGATATAGAAGTTCGTAGACAAATTTTGGTGAAAGTCGGTGAAGAATTAGGAAAAATGGACCTGTCCTACTCCCCTGCCGAACTTTCTCTTGTCATCTATCAAATCACCAATCAATTATCTGGCAATCCTGACCCTTATGCAGAACAAAAAAAGATACAAAATGATTTGGCTCTACGCATTGAAGATGAACTACGACAGATAAAAAATCAAAGTCAGTATCCTTTGCTAACAGCACTTCAACTTTCTGCCGCTGGAAATATCATTGATTTAGGAATTTTGAAATCGGATGAAATAGATGTTCATTCAGCAATCGAACATGCAATCACTATAAGTTTTGAAGTAAATCACTTCGAGCAATTTGAAAAAGACCTACAACACAGTAAAGAACTACTTTTCTTTTTAGACAATGCAGGTGAAATAGTTTTTGATAAAATTTTGATAGAAGAATTACAAAAATATACAAAAGTAACTGCCGTAGCCAAAGGTTCTCCCATTATTAATGATGCATGCATGGAAGATGTCTATAAAGTCAAATTAAATGAGGTATGCAATGTTATTGCCATGGAAAAAGGTTGGATTGGGGCTCCATGGAGACAGTTAGAGCAATCCCTGCGGGAAAAAATGGATAACGCAGATATTATTTTAGGCAAAGGTCAGGGCAATTATGAGACTTTAGACGATTATCCCGGAAACGTTTATCTCCTTTTAAAAGCCAAATGTCCCGTAGTAGCAAAACACATGGGCGTAAATGAAGGTGAAATAGGCTTCATATCTACAAAATTAGCAGTGAAATAA